A part of Rhinolophus ferrumequinum isolate MPI-CBG mRhiFer1 chromosome 11, mRhiFer1_v1.p, whole genome shotgun sequence genomic DNA contains:
- the ATG16L2 gene encoding protein Atg16l2 isoform X3, translated as MAYQVVVKSAALDALESELEERQSRLATLEARVAQLQEARAQQAWQVNARRARHAAQRAAYEALRAHARLQEAALRKLEEEARDLLERLVQRKARAAAERNLRLERRERAKQARVSQELKKAVKRTVSISENPDTPGDGIKEGVEMTLALPAEPQFLESEADEKWKRSFRSASATSLTLSRCVDVVKGLLDFKKRRGHSIGGVPEQRYQSIPVCVAARLPTWAQDVLDAHLSEVNAVHFGPNSSLLATGGADRLIHLWNVVGGHLEANHTLEGAGGSITSVDFDPSGSQLLAATYNQAAQLWKVGEAQSKETLSGHTDKVTAAKFKLTRHHAVTGSRDRTVKEWDLNRAYCSRTINVLSYCNDVVCGDHVIISGHNDQKIRFWDSRVPRCIQVIPVQGRVTSLSLSQDHLHLLSCSRDDTLKVIDLRVSNIRQVFSADGFKCGSDWTKAVFSPDRSYALAGSCDGALYIWDVNNGKLERSLRGAHCAAVNAVAWCSSGSHVVSTDQARKIVLWH; from the exons ATGGCCTACCAGGTGGTGGTGAAGAGCGCAGCCCTGGACGCCCTGGAGTCCGAGCTGGAGGAGCGGCAGAGCAG GCTCGCGACTCTGGAGGCCCGCGTGGCGCAGCTGCAGGAGGCGCGGGCGCAGCAGGCCTGGCAGGTGAACGCTCGGCGGGCGCGGCACGCCGCTCAGCGGGCGGCCTACGAGGCGCTCCGCGCGCACGCCAGGCTTCAGGAGGCGGCACTGCGCAAGCTCGAGGAGGAGGCGCGCGACCTGCTGGAGCGGCTGGTGCAGCGCAAGGCGCGCGCAGCCGCCGAGCGCAACCTGCGCCTCGAGCGCCGCGAGAG GGCCAAGCAGGCGCGGGTGTCTCAGGAGCTGAAGAAGGCTGTCAAGCGGACAGTGAGCATCAGCGA GAACCCAGACACCCCAGGCGATGGGATCAAGGAGGGGGTTGAGATGACTCTTGCCCTGCCTGCCGAGCCCCAGTTTCTGGAGAGTGAGGCTGATGAGAAGTGGAAGAGGTCCTTCAG GTCTGCCTCCGCCACTTCTCTGACGCTGTCCCGCTGTGTGGATGTGGTGAAGGGTCTTCTGGA TTTCAAGAAGAGGAGAGGCCACTCAATAGGGGGAGTCCCCGAGCAGCGATACCAGAGCATCCCCGTGTGTGTGGCGGCCCGACTTCCTACCTGGGCTCAGGACGTGCTG GATGCCCACCTCTCTGAGGTGAATGCTGTCCATTTTGGCCCCAACAGCAGCCTCCTGGCCACTGGAGGGGCTGACCGCCTCATCCACCTCTGGAATGTTGTGGGAG GTCACCTGGAGGCCAATCACACCCTTGAAGGAGCTGGCGGCAGCATCACCAGTGTGGACTTCGACCCCTCG GGCTCCCAGCTGTTGGCAGCTACTTATAATCAGGCCGCTCAGCTCTGGAAGGTGGGAGAGGCACAGTCCAAG GAGACACTGTCTGGACACACAGACAAGGTGACGGCTGCCAAATTCAAGCTAACGAGGCACCACGCGGTGACTGGGAGCCGAGACCGGACTGTGAAGGAGTGGGACCTCAACCGTGCTTACT GCTCCAGGACCATCAATGTCCTTTCCTACTGTAATGACGTGGTGTGTGGGGACCATGTCATCATCAGTGGCCACAATGACCAGAAGATCCGGTTCTGGGACAGCAG GGTTCCCCGTTGCATCCAGGTCATCCCTGTACAGGGCCGggtcacctccctgagcctcagccaGGATCATCTGCATCTGCTCAGCTGTTCCCGTGATGACACACTCAAGGTCATTGACCTGCGTGTCAGCAATATCCGCCAGGTGTTCAG TGCTGATGGCTTCAAGTGTGGTTCTGACTGGACCAAAGCTGTGTTCAG CCCGGACAGAAGCTATGCACTGGCAGGTTCCTGCGATGGAGCCCTTTATATCTGGGATGTAAACAACGGGAAATTGGAGAGAAGCCTACGGGGAGCCCACTG TGCTGCTGTCAACGCCGTGGCCTGGTGCTCCTCCGGGAGCCACGTGGTGAGCACGGACCAGGCCAGGAAGATTGTACTTTGGCATTAG
- the ATG16L2 gene encoding protein Atg16l2 isoform X1, whose product MAGSCGTGGPAAGWKRHIVRQLRQRDRTQKALFLELVPAYNRLLEKAELLARFSEKVQPEPNDVTPATHQDPWEESGPDSDQVPSPATLRVKWQEEEEELQLDCGEMAYQVVVKSAALDALESELEERQSRLATLEARVAQLQEARAQQAWQVNARRARHAAQRAAYEALRAHARLQEAALRKLEEEARDLLERLVQRKARAAAERNLRLERRERAKQARVSQELKKAVKRTVSISENPDTPGDGIKEGVEMTLALPAEPQFLESEADEKWKRSFRSASATSLTLSRCVDVVKGLLDFKKRRGHSIGGVPEQRYQSIPVCVAARLPTWAQDVLDAHLSEVNAVHFGPNSSLLATGGADRLIHLWNVVGGHLEANHTLEGAGGSITSVDFDPSGSQLLAATYNQAAQLWKVGEAQSKETLSGHTDKVTAAKFKLTRHHAVTGSRDRTVKEWDLNRAYCSRTINVLSYCNDVVCGDHVIISGHNDQKIRFWDSRVPRCIQVIPVQGRVTSLSLSQDHLHLLSCSRDDTLKVIDLRVSNIRQVFSADGFKCGSDWTKAVFSPDRSYALAGSCDGALYIWDVNNGKLERSLRGAHCAAVNAVAWCSSGSHVVSTDQARKIVLWH is encoded by the exons ATGGCCGGGTCCTGCGGCACCGGAGGCCCCGCCGCCGGCTGGAAACGCCACATCGTGCGGCAGCTGCGGCAGAGGGACCGCACGCAAAAGGCACTCTTCCTGGAGCTGGTGCCGGCCT ATAACCGCCTCCTAGAGAAGGCTGAGTTGCTGGCCCGGTTCTCAGAGAAGGTGCAGCCAGAGCCCAATGATGTCACTCCGGCTACCCACCAGGACCCCTG ggagGAGTCGGGGCCTGACTCAGACCAAGTGCCATCACCAGCCACTCTGAGGGTGAAgtggcaggaagaggaggaggagctaCAGCTGGACTGTGGTGAG ATGGCCTACCAGGTGGTGGTGAAGAGCGCAGCCCTGGACGCCCTGGAGTCCGAGCTGGAGGAGCGGCAGAGCAG GCTCGCGACTCTGGAGGCCCGCGTGGCGCAGCTGCAGGAGGCGCGGGCGCAGCAGGCCTGGCAGGTGAACGCTCGGCGGGCGCGGCACGCCGCTCAGCGGGCGGCCTACGAGGCGCTCCGCGCGCACGCCAGGCTTCAGGAGGCGGCACTGCGCAAGCTCGAGGAGGAGGCGCGCGACCTGCTGGAGCGGCTGGTGCAGCGCAAGGCGCGCGCAGCCGCCGAGCGCAACCTGCGCCTCGAGCGCCGCGAGAG GGCCAAGCAGGCGCGGGTGTCTCAGGAGCTGAAGAAGGCTGTCAAGCGGACAGTGAGCATCAGCGA GAACCCAGACACCCCAGGCGATGGGATCAAGGAGGGGGTTGAGATGACTCTTGCCCTGCCTGCCGAGCCCCAGTTTCTGGAGAGTGAGGCTGATGAGAAGTGGAAGAGGTCCTTCAG GTCTGCCTCCGCCACTTCTCTGACGCTGTCCCGCTGTGTGGATGTGGTGAAGGGTCTTCTGGA TTTCAAGAAGAGGAGAGGCCACTCAATAGGGGGAGTCCCCGAGCAGCGATACCAGAGCATCCCCGTGTGTGTGGCGGCCCGACTTCCTACCTGGGCTCAGGACGTGCTG GATGCCCACCTCTCTGAGGTGAATGCTGTCCATTTTGGCCCCAACAGCAGCCTCCTGGCCACTGGAGGGGCTGACCGCCTCATCCACCTCTGGAATGTTGTGGGAG GTCACCTGGAGGCCAATCACACCCTTGAAGGAGCTGGCGGCAGCATCACCAGTGTGGACTTCGACCCCTCG GGCTCCCAGCTGTTGGCAGCTACTTATAATCAGGCCGCTCAGCTCTGGAAGGTGGGAGAGGCACAGTCCAAG GAGACACTGTCTGGACACACAGACAAGGTGACGGCTGCCAAATTCAAGCTAACGAGGCACCACGCGGTGACTGGGAGCCGAGACCGGACTGTGAAGGAGTGGGACCTCAACCGTGCTTACT GCTCCAGGACCATCAATGTCCTTTCCTACTGTAATGACGTGGTGTGTGGGGACCATGTCATCATCAGTGGCCACAATGACCAGAAGATCCGGTTCTGGGACAGCAG GGTTCCCCGTTGCATCCAGGTCATCCCTGTACAGGGCCGggtcacctccctgagcctcagccaGGATCATCTGCATCTGCTCAGCTGTTCCCGTGATGACACACTCAAGGTCATTGACCTGCGTGTCAGCAATATCCGCCAGGTGTTCAG TGCTGATGGCTTCAAGTGTGGTTCTGACTGGACCAAAGCTGTGTTCAG CCCGGACAGAAGCTATGCACTGGCAGGTTCCTGCGATGGAGCCCTTTATATCTGGGATGTAAACAACGGGAAATTGGAGAGAAGCCTACGGGGAGCCCACTG TGCTGCTGTCAACGCCGTGGCCTGGTGCTCCTCCGGGAGCCACGTGGTGAGCACGGACCAGGCCAGGAAGATTGTACTTTGGCATTAG
- the ATG16L2 gene encoding protein Atg16l2 isoform X2 — MAGSCGTGGPAAGWKRHIVRQLRQRDRTQKALFLELVPAYNRLLEKAELLARFSEKVQPEPNDVTPATHQDPWEESGPDSDQVPSPATLRVKWQEEEEELQLDCGEMAYQVVVKSAALDALESELEERQSRLATLEARVAQLQEARAQQAWQVNARRARHAAQRAAYEALRAHARLQEAALRKLEEEARDLLERLVQRKARAAAERNLRLERRERAKQARVSQELKKAVKRTVSISENPDTPGDGIKEGVEMTLALPAEPQFLESEADEKWKRSFSFKKRRGHSIGGVPEQRYQSIPVCVAARLPTWAQDVLDAHLSEVNAVHFGPNSSLLATGGADRLIHLWNVVGGHLEANHTLEGAGGSITSVDFDPSGSQLLAATYNQAAQLWKVGEAQSKETLSGHTDKVTAAKFKLTRHHAVTGSRDRTVKEWDLNRAYCSRTINVLSYCNDVVCGDHVIISGHNDQKIRFWDSRVPRCIQVIPVQGRVTSLSLSQDHLHLLSCSRDDTLKVIDLRVSNIRQVFSADGFKCGSDWTKAVFSPDRSYALAGSCDGALYIWDVNNGKLERSLRGAHCAAVNAVAWCSSGSHVVSTDQARKIVLWH; from the exons ATGGCCGGGTCCTGCGGCACCGGAGGCCCCGCCGCCGGCTGGAAACGCCACATCGTGCGGCAGCTGCGGCAGAGGGACCGCACGCAAAAGGCACTCTTCCTGGAGCTGGTGCCGGCCT ATAACCGCCTCCTAGAGAAGGCTGAGTTGCTGGCCCGGTTCTCAGAGAAGGTGCAGCCAGAGCCCAATGATGTCACTCCGGCTACCCACCAGGACCCCTG ggagGAGTCGGGGCCTGACTCAGACCAAGTGCCATCACCAGCCACTCTGAGGGTGAAgtggcaggaagaggaggaggagctaCAGCTGGACTGTGGTGAG ATGGCCTACCAGGTGGTGGTGAAGAGCGCAGCCCTGGACGCCCTGGAGTCCGAGCTGGAGGAGCGGCAGAGCAG GCTCGCGACTCTGGAGGCCCGCGTGGCGCAGCTGCAGGAGGCGCGGGCGCAGCAGGCCTGGCAGGTGAACGCTCGGCGGGCGCGGCACGCCGCTCAGCGGGCGGCCTACGAGGCGCTCCGCGCGCACGCCAGGCTTCAGGAGGCGGCACTGCGCAAGCTCGAGGAGGAGGCGCGCGACCTGCTGGAGCGGCTGGTGCAGCGCAAGGCGCGCGCAGCCGCCGAGCGCAACCTGCGCCTCGAGCGCCGCGAGAG GGCCAAGCAGGCGCGGGTGTCTCAGGAGCTGAAGAAGGCTGTCAAGCGGACAGTGAGCATCAGCGA GAACCCAGACACCCCAGGCGATGGGATCAAGGAGGGGGTTGAGATGACTCTTGCCCTGCCTGCCGAGCCCCAGTTTCTGGAGAGTGAGGCTGATGAGAAGTGGAAGAGGTCCTTCAG TTTCAAGAAGAGGAGAGGCCACTCAATAGGGGGAGTCCCCGAGCAGCGATACCAGAGCATCCCCGTGTGTGTGGCGGCCCGACTTCCTACCTGGGCTCAGGACGTGCTG GATGCCCACCTCTCTGAGGTGAATGCTGTCCATTTTGGCCCCAACAGCAGCCTCCTGGCCACTGGAGGGGCTGACCGCCTCATCCACCTCTGGAATGTTGTGGGAG GTCACCTGGAGGCCAATCACACCCTTGAAGGAGCTGGCGGCAGCATCACCAGTGTGGACTTCGACCCCTCG GGCTCCCAGCTGTTGGCAGCTACTTATAATCAGGCCGCTCAGCTCTGGAAGGTGGGAGAGGCACAGTCCAAG GAGACACTGTCTGGACACACAGACAAGGTGACGGCTGCCAAATTCAAGCTAACGAGGCACCACGCGGTGACTGGGAGCCGAGACCGGACTGTGAAGGAGTGGGACCTCAACCGTGCTTACT GCTCCAGGACCATCAATGTCCTTTCCTACTGTAATGACGTGGTGTGTGGGGACCATGTCATCATCAGTGGCCACAATGACCAGAAGATCCGGTTCTGGGACAGCAG GGTTCCCCGTTGCATCCAGGTCATCCCTGTACAGGGCCGggtcacctccctgagcctcagccaGGATCATCTGCATCTGCTCAGCTGTTCCCGTGATGACACACTCAAGGTCATTGACCTGCGTGTCAGCAATATCCGCCAGGTGTTCAG TGCTGATGGCTTCAAGTGTGGTTCTGACTGGACCAAAGCTGTGTTCAG CCCGGACAGAAGCTATGCACTGGCAGGTTCCTGCGATGGAGCCCTTTATATCTGGGATGTAAACAACGGGAAATTGGAGAGAAGCCTACGGGGAGCCCACTG TGCTGCTGTCAACGCCGTGGCCTGGTGCTCCTCCGGGAGCCACGTGGTGAGCACGGACCAGGCCAGGAAGATTGTACTTTGGCATTAG